The Spirochaetia bacterium 38H-sp genome contains the following window.
TATATCGACCCTTGAGAGTTATAAGGGCGCTCAGATTTTTGAGGCAGTGGGACTTGCAAAATCCGTTGTAGAGCGTTCTTTTGCCGGCACAACCAGCAGGATAGGTGGTGTTGATTATAAAACCCTTGCAGAAGAGGCAATTACAAGGCATAAAACTGCGTATCCGGGCAGAAATAAACCCATAGGTGATACTATTCCTAATCCTGGTGATTTTGCTTACAGATATGCGGGCGAAAAGCACATGTGGGATCCGGAATCAATTGCCAATCTACAGCATGCCTGTTGGTTTGATGATAAAGAAGCATATAGGAGATTTTCGGATATTCAGAATAGAAGGTCCAAAGAGCAGGCAACTATAAGAGGCTTGCTTAAATTTAAGAAGACCAACCCAATTCCAATAGAAGAGGTTGAGCCTGCTTCTGAGATTGTAAAGCGCTTTGTTACCGGTGCTATGAGTTTTGGATCTATTTCTCAGGAAGCTCATGAGACTCTTGCCATTGCAATGAACCGTATTGGAGGAAAATCTAACACAGGAGAAGGCGGAGAAATGCCTGAGCGTTTTATTCCTCTTCCCAATGGAGATTCTAAGCGTTCTGCAATAAAGCAGGTTGCTTCCGGAAGGTTTGGGGTTACTATAAACTATCTTACTAACTCGGATGAGATACAGATTAAGATAGCTCAGGGAGCAAAGCCTGGCGAAGGTGGAGAACTTCCCGGCCATAAGGTCTTTGAAATAATTGCAAAAACAAGACATACGACTCCTGGAGTAGGACTTATAAGTCCTCCGCCGCATCATGATATATATTCTATCGAGGATCTTGCACAGCTTATCTTTGATCTTAAAAATTCTAACCCTAATGCACGCATAAGTGTCAAGCTTGTTTCTGAGGTAGGTGTAGGAACGATAGCAGCTGGTGTTGTAAAAGGTCATGCGGATCATCTTCTCATCTCCGGTCATGATGGTGGAACAGGAGCTTCTCCTCTTACAGGGGTAAAGAACGCAGGGCTTCCGTGGGAGCTTGGAATAGCAGAGACACATCAGACCCTGGTTATGAATGACTTGCGTTCTAGAGTGGTTTTGCAGACGGACGGTCAGATAAAAACAGGTAGGGATGTTGTTGTAGCAGCTCTTCTTGGTGCAGAAGAGTGCGGTTTTGCAACAGCGCCTCTTATTGTTATGGGCTGCATAATGATGCGTAAGTGTCATAAGAATACCTGCCCTGCTGGTATTGCAACACAGGATGAAAGGCTTAGGGCAAAATTTAAGGGAAGTGCAGACCATGTTGTGAGATACTTCTATTTTGTAGCAGAAGAAGTAAGAGAGATAATGGCACAGCTTGGCGTCAGAACTTTTAATGAGCTTGTGGGTAGAAGAGAATTGCTTGAGGTGGATACGGATTCTATTCCTGAGAAGGCAAAAGGTATAGACCTTACTCCTGTAATTACCATGCCAATAAAACCCAGAGAAGATATAGGTGTTTATTGTACCCAAAAACAGGATCATGGCATAGATAAAATATTGGACAGGCAGCTTATAAGTGATATTCTTCCTCTTGCAAAA
Protein-coding sequences here:
- the gltB gene encoding glutamate synthase large subunit, producing the protein LEAFIGPEKNLLDTTPEHCHRLHIPTPFLTNEQLAALKHLNYRGWKSKLIDITFPKTEGPSGLEKCLDRIEKEAEEAIKDGYSLIILSDRGAGKDRVPVSALLATSTVHHHLVRKSVRTQIGIVVESGEPREVHHFCMLVGYGADAINPYLAYEAMWKMAREGIYDYSDEEILKRYIAALEKGMLKVFGKMGISTLESYKGAQIFEAVGLAKSVVERSFAGTTSRIGGVDYKTLAEEAITRHKTAYPGRNKPIGDTIPNPGDFAYRYAGEKHMWDPESIANLQHACWFDDKEAYRRFSDIQNRRSKEQATIRGLLKFKKTNPIPIEEVEPASEIVKRFVTGAMSFGSISQEAHETLAIAMNRIGGKSNTGEGGEMPERFIPLPNGDSKRSAIKQVASGRFGVTINYLTNSDEIQIKIAQGAKPGEGGELPGHKVFEIIAKTRHTTPGVGLISPPPHHDIYSIEDLAQLIFDLKNSNPNARISVKLVSEVGVGTIAAGVVKGHADHLLISGHDGGTGASPLTGVKNAGLPWELGIAETHQTLVMNDLRSRVVLQTDGQIKTGRDVVVAALLGAEECGFATAPLIVMGCIMMRKCHKNTCPAGIATQDERLRAKFKGSADHVVRYFYFVAEEVREIMAQLGVRTFNELVGRRELLEVDTDSIPEKAKGIDLTPVITMPIKPREDIGVYCTQKQDHGIDKILDRQLISDILPLAKQNKKAELTYNIKNIDRTTGTMLSHTLTRELGPDVLEDDSYVVRFYGSAGQSFGAWLAKGLTFELEGDANDYVGKGLSGGKIIVKPPKGATFVPEENILIGNVVLYGAIKGEAYFRGIAAERFCVRNSGAHAVVEGIGDHGCEYMTGGIAVVLGETGRNFGAGMSGGVAYVWDKKGDFVEKVNYEMVNTKEPSDEDYEDILRLVKNHVKYTESTVGQYVLDNWDEVKKQFVKVISPEYERVIQKLKNASKVEA